In Sphingomonas crocodyli, a genomic segment contains:
- a CDS encoding enoyl-CoA hydratase/isomerase family protein, protein MFHLDLKDRVARIGIDRGAARNAIPIDAWRDLTALLAHVGESDARVLILQSGMEGVFSAGADIGDLAPLAEDIEGRGRFRQEMGEAIEALAALPIATIALIEGGCFGAAVAVAMACDMRIAGPAARFAITPAKLGIGYPPTDVARLKALVGPGQAARLLFSAATVDAAEALAIGLIEERDDNPAARVAALAAVIAANAPSSITILKRSLAGDRGAAAAFEGSFGSADFAEGVAAFQTRRAPEFGV, encoded by the coding sequence ATGTTTCATCTCGACCTGAAAGACCGCGTCGCGCGGATCGGCATCGATCGCGGCGCCGCGCGCAACGCCATCCCCATCGACGCCTGGCGCGATCTGACCGCTTTGTTGGCGCACGTCGGCGAAAGCGACGCGCGCGTGCTCATCCTCCAATCGGGGATGGAAGGCGTGTTTTCGGCCGGGGCCGACATTGGCGATCTCGCCCCGCTGGCCGAAGATATCGAGGGGCGCGGGCGCTTCCGGCAGGAGATGGGGGAGGCGATCGAGGCGCTGGCTGCGCTGCCGATTGCGACGATCGCATTGATCGAGGGCGGATGCTTCGGCGCGGCGGTGGCGGTCGCGATGGCGTGCGACATGCGGATTGCCGGGCCGGCAGCGCGTTTCGCGATCACGCCCGCAAAGCTCGGCATCGGCTATCCGCCGACCGACGTGGCGCGGTTGAAGGCGCTGGTCGGGCCGGGGCAGGCGGCGCGGTTGCTCTTTTCGGCGGCGACGGTCGATGCCGCGGAGGCGCTCGCGATCGGGCTGATCGAGGAGCGCGACGACAATCCGGCCGCGCGGGTAGCGGCGCTGGCGGCAGTGATTGCGGCCAATGCGCCGTCGAGCATCACGATCCTCAAGCGATCACTGGCGGGCGATCGGGGGGCGGCTGCGGCATTCGAAGGATCGTTCGGCAGCGCCGATTTCGCGGAGGGTGTCGCCGCCTTCCAGACGCGCCGCGCGCCGGAGTTCGGCGTATGA
- a CDS encoding class I SAM-dependent RNA methyltransferase has protein sequence MVEAGEPIVRIAARGEGITADGRHSPLSAPGDMLLIDGTLVPGPHHVEAPCRHFPTCGGCQLQHVDDESYAEFLAQRITGALTQQKLEMPEVLPALLSPPATRRRASLRAEKQGKRVLIGFNEGESHRIVDMRMCSILDPRLFALVEPLRKLLGPMIKDRRAAGIRMTIVDQGVDLLLEKVEVEGFAAVEALNDFARDHALARLAIDDGYGPEPRWEPEGATVTLGGVAVGFPAAGFLQATPEGEAALLAEVQRIVGDAPLVADLFSGLGTFALPLSARAKVLAVEGARDAVLGLKAAADRAQRIMMVEHRDLFRRPLDIKEVDRFDAIVLDPPRAGAKEQMPALAASTRVQRIAYVSCNPSTFARDARMLVQGGWTLKSVLPVGQFRWSTHCELVAEFTR, from the coding sequence GTGGTTGAGGCCGGCGAACCGATCGTCCGCATCGCCGCGCGCGGCGAGGGGATTACGGCGGACGGGCGGCATTCGCCGCTGTCGGCACCCGGCGACATGCTGCTGATCGACGGCACGCTCGTGCCCGGCCCGCATCATGTCGAGGCGCCTTGCCGCCATTTCCCGACCTGCGGCGGATGCCAGCTCCAGCATGTCGACGACGAAAGCTATGCCGAGTTTCTGGCGCAGCGGATCACGGGCGCGCTAACCCAGCAGAAGCTGGAGATGCCCGAAGTCCTTCCCGCCTTGCTCTCCCCGCCCGCAACGCGCCGCCGCGCATCGCTGCGTGCGGAGAAGCAGGGGAAGCGGGTGCTGATCGGGTTCAACGAGGGCGAGAGCCACCGCATTGTCGACATGCGCATGTGCTCGATCCTCGATCCGCGCCTGTTCGCGCTGGTGGAGCCACTGCGCAAGTTGCTCGGCCCCATGATCAAGGATCGGCGCGCGGCGGGCATCCGCATGACGATCGTCGATCAGGGCGTCGACCTGCTGCTTGAAAAGGTCGAGGTCGAAGGCTTTGCGGCGGTCGAGGCGCTCAACGATTTCGCGCGCGATCATGCGCTCGCGCGGCTTGCCATCGACGACGGCTATGGCCCCGAACCGCGTTGGGAGCCGGAAGGTGCCACGGTGACGCTGGGCGGCGTGGCGGTCGGCTTTCCGGCCGCGGGCTTCCTGCAGGCGACGCCCGAAGGCGAGGCCGCGTTGCTGGCCGAGGTGCAGCGAATCGTCGGCGATGCGCCGCTGGTCGCCGATCTGTTTTCCGGGCTGGGCACCTTCGCATTGCCGCTGTCGGCCAGGGCAAAGGTGCTCGCGGTCGAAGGCGCGCGCGATGCGGTGTTGGGCCTCAAGGCCGCGGCCGACAGGGCGCAGCGGATCATGATGGTCGAACATCGCGATCTTTTCCGCCGCCCGCTCGACATCAAGGAGGTCGACCGTTTCGACGCGATCGTCCTCGATCCGCCGCGCGCGGGCGCGAAAGAACAGATGCCCGCGCTCGCCGCCTCCACGCGGGTGCAACGCATCGCCTACGTCTCGTGCAACCCCTCCACCTTCGCGCGCGATGCGCGGATGCTGGTGCAGGGCGGCTGGACGCTCAAGTCGGTGCTGCCGGTGGGGCAGTTCCGCTGGTCGACCCATTGCGAACTGGTGGCCGAGTTCACGCGCTAA
- a CDS encoding NAD(P)H-hydrate dehydratase — MAIARAGDEVSGRPILTAAETRAAEDEVFATGITVEELMERAGQAVAEAVWRCAGAAPTLVLCGPGNNGGDGYVIARALADKGVKVRVAASGDPRTDAAQAMRARWTGPVEDLADAKGAPILVDALFGTGLARPLDIAITGPLERLAEAARQRIAVDLPSGIGTDDGALLGATIDYEMTVALGNLKPAHRLQPAVATMGRIVVADIGLNAASALVEIARPRLPAPGATDHKYTRGMVVVAEGAMPGAAMLSAMAAQRAGAGYVVLAGEGQGGPAAMVRWSDPLATLLADDRVGAVVVGPGLGRTNAGALLLDVALASGRRLVIDADALVLLAERRLPLAGMPILTPHEGEFARLFGDLPGTRIGRARAAAAKTQAVVVLKGADTVVAAPDGRAAIAPPAPGWLASAGTGDVLAGAIGACLARGMEPFDAAQAGVWLQAEAARIVGPGLIADDLIPALTTALVACG; from the coding sequence ATGGCAATTGCCCGCGCGGGTGACGAAGTGAGTGGCCGCCCGATCCTGACCGCCGCCGAGACGCGCGCGGCGGAGGATGAAGTATTCGCGACCGGCATCACCGTCGAGGAATTGATGGAGCGCGCCGGGCAGGCGGTGGCCGAGGCGGTGTGGCGCTGTGCGGGCGCGGCGCCGACCTTGGTGCTGTGCGGCCCCGGCAATAACGGCGGCGACGGCTATGTGATTGCCCGTGCACTGGCGGACAAAGGCGTCAAGGTGCGCGTCGCGGCGAGCGGCGATCCGCGCACCGATGCCGCGCAGGCGATGCGCGCGCGCTGGACCGGGCCGGTCGAGGATCTGGCCGATGCCAAGGGCGCGCCGATCCTGGTCGATGCCCTTTTCGGGACCGGGCTGGCACGTCCGCTGGATATCGCGATCACCGGCCCGCTGGAGCGGCTGGCCGAGGCGGCGCGGCAGCGTATCGCGGTCGACCTGCCGAGCGGGATCGGCACCGATGACGGCGCGCTGCTGGGCGCGACGATCGACTATGAGATGACGGTGGCGCTGGGCAATCTGAAGCCCGCGCATCGGCTGCAGCCGGCGGTGGCGACGATGGGCCGGATCGTGGTGGCCGATATCGGGCTGAACGCGGCGTCGGCGCTGGTCGAGATTGCGCGCCCGCGCCTGCCCGCGCCGGGAGCGACCGATCACAAATATACGCGCGGTATGGTCGTCGTGGCCGAAGGCGCGATGCCCGGCGCGGCGATGCTGTCGGCGATGGCGGCGCAGCGTGCGGGCGCGGGCTATGTCGTGCTGGCGGGCGAGGGCCAGGGCGGCCCGGCAGCGATGGTACGGTGGAGCGATCCGCTGGCGACATTGCTGGCCGACGATCGGGTTGGCGCCGTTGTGGTCGGGCCGGGTCTCGGACGGACCAATGCGGGCGCGCTGCTGCTCGATGTGGCGCTGGCGAGCGGGCGGCGGCTGGTGATCGATGCCGATGCGCTGGTGCTGCTGGCGGAGCGTCGCCTGCCGCTTGCGGGCATGCCGATCCTGACCCCGCATGAGGGCGAGTTCGCGCGGCTGTTCGGCGATCTGCCCGGCACGCGCATCGGTCGCGCGCGGGCGGCCGCTGCGAAGACGCAGGCTGTCGTCGTCCTCAAGGGCGCCGACACGGTGGTCGCGGCCCCCGATGGTCGTGCTGCGATCGCGCCGCCCGCGCCGGGCTGGCTGGCGAGCGCCGGGACGGGCGACGTGCTGGCGGGTGCGATCGGCGCATGCCTCGCGCGTGGAATGGAGCCGTTCGATGCGGCGCAGGCGGGCGTGTGGCTGCAGGCGGAGGCGGCGCGGATCGTGGGGCCGGGCCTGATCGCCGACGATCTGATCCCCGCGCTCACGACCGCGCTGGTGGCCTGTGGTTGA
- a CDS encoding N-formylglutamate amidohydrolase: MTPGFVDGDAPILLIADHASNHVPADIDLDVDPALLNQHMAIDIGVEATGRLLCAALGMAGIFGPVSRLVIDLNREEGAAGLIPHESDGFAISGNTLLTAEGRHARIERFWRPYHAFIADRIAAHRPKLIVSLHSFTPRLATRPEEQRPWQVGVLYNQDDRAALPGIAALRAAGIVTGDNEPYSGKVLNATMNAHAEGNGIPYLGLEVRQDLIGDDAGVALWAQRLAPVIGAVAAAL; this comes from the coding sequence ATGACGCCGGGCTTCGTCGATGGCGATGCGCCGATCCTGCTGATCGCCGATCACGCGTCGAACCATGTGCCCGCCGATATCGATCTGGACGTGGATCCGGCGCTGCTGAACCAGCATATGGCGATCGACATCGGGGTCGAGGCGACCGGGCGGCTGCTGTGCGCGGCGCTGGGGATGGCAGGGATTTTCGGTCCCGTCTCGCGCCTCGTGATCGATCTCAACCGCGAGGAGGGTGCCGCCGGGCTGATCCCGCACGAGAGCGACGGCTTTGCGATTTCGGGCAACACGCTGCTCACCGCCGAGGGGCGACATGCGCGGATCGAGCGTTTCTGGCGACCTTACCATGCCTTCATCGCCGATCGCATCGCGGCGCATCGGCCGAAGCTGATCGTCTCGCTCCACAGCTTCACCCCGCGCCTCGCGACCCGGCCCGAGGAGCAAAGGCCGTGGCAGGTGGGCGTGCTCTACAACCAGGACGATCGCGCGGCGCTGCCCGGCATTGCGGCGTTGCGGGCTGCGGGGATCGTGACGGGCGATAACGAGCCCTATTCGGGCAAGGTGCTGAACGCGACGATGAACGCGCATGCCGAGGGCAACGGCATTCCCTATTTGGGCCTTGAGGTGCGGCAGGATCTGATCGGCGACGATGCGGGCGTGGCGCTTTGGGCACAGCGGCTGGCACCGGTGATCGGGGCGGTGGCCGCCGCCCTGTAA
- a CDS encoding MAPEG family protein, with the protein MHTPILRAVIALVLWTFVMWAWLYATRIPAMTRLKLTYDPRKPGSEFVDRFPPEVRWKADNYNHLHEQPTIFYAVAITLAILGAGGGLNALLAWIYVALRVAHSLVQATVNAVMLRFSIFMVASLVLLWLTINAALIVFSGPAA; encoded by the coding sequence ATGCACACGCCGATCCTGCGCGCGGTGATCGCGCTGGTGCTGTGGACCTTCGTGATGTGGGCATGGCTCTACGCCACCCGCATTCCGGCGATGACCAGGCTCAAGCTGACCTACGATCCGCGCAAGCCGGGTAGCGAGTTCGTCGATCGCTTCCCACCCGAGGTCCGCTGGAAGGCGGACAATTACAATCATCTCCACGAACAACCGACGATCTTCTACGCAGTCGCGATCACGCTCGCGATCTTGGGCGCGGGCGGCGGGCTGAATGCGCTGCTGGCGTGGATCTATGTCGCGCTGCGGGTCGCGCACAGCCTTGTGCAGGCGACCGTTAACGCCGTGATGCTGCGCTTCAGCATCTTCATGGTCGCGTCGCTGGTGCTGCTGTGGCTGACGATCAACGCCGCGCTGATCGTCTTTTCGGGGCCGGCGGCCTAG
- a CDS encoding DUF885 domain-containing protein, with protein sequence MIAAPAMAAPRAICPIVDPLDRIAGNLLDQTPEMGCYGGVPGAMNGGPLARRMDDYSPQGEEAWRAALGEAGIAIEGVQCSGDPLGTLRLKISAELIANATRSAAIGYGRPNPFWFSGHEPYVINQISGPLVNTPNIMMAQQPVSTLQEVDAWIEKLDGFATGYAGVIEKSRADEALGCHPPRAILEKTLPVIDAFLAPKAADHPMIVALRTRMATAGIDPHSRALTEQRAATALDKRARPIFKKLRDRVSNMLETARDEAGLWAQPDGAALYAANIASVGDSNMSADEIHKIGLDQVKMLQAQLDMRLRQIGYSKGSILQRIDALAADPKQQFADTPVGREALLTYVRGLVSAMEARQRQFLPPAMIPTMRMEVRAVPAATQESAPGGYYDGPSLDGSRPGIYWINLRDMATLSRFKLPTLSYHEGVPGHHTQGAVSLSLPQAPLLLRIASFNAYQEGWALYAERLAADLGVYRTDPAGDVGRLADDLFRCVRLVVDTGLHHLRWSREEAIAYMEANSPTPHSEAVAEIERYMAWPGQALGYKLGQLRLLSMRDRFKARAGRRYSLASFHAKVLGTGAMPLDILEGLILPAA encoded by the coding sequence ATGATCGCGGCGCCGGCGATGGCGGCTCCGCGCGCCATCTGCCCGATCGTCGATCCGCTCGATCGGATCGCGGGCAATCTGCTCGATCAGACGCCGGAAATGGGCTGCTATGGCGGCGTGCCCGGCGCGATGAACGGCGGCCCGCTCGCGCGCCGGATGGACGATTATTCCCCGCAAGGTGAGGAGGCTTGGCGCGCCGCGCTGGGCGAGGCAGGTATCGCGATCGAAGGCGTGCAGTGCAGTGGCGATCCGCTCGGCACGCTGCGCCTGAAGATCAGCGCCGAACTGATCGCCAACGCCACGCGCAGCGCCGCGATCGGCTATGGCCGGCCCAACCCCTTCTGGTTTTCGGGGCACGAGCCTTATGTAATCAACCAGATTTCCGGCCCGCTGGTGAACACGCCCAACATCATGATGGCGCAGCAACCGGTTTCGACCCTGCAGGAGGTCGACGCCTGGATCGAAAAGCTCGATGGTTTCGCGACGGGCTATGCCGGGGTGATCGAAAAGAGTAGGGCGGATGAAGCCCTGGGTTGCCACCCGCCGCGCGCGATCCTCGAAAAGACGCTACCGGTCATCGATGCCTTCCTGGCCCCCAAAGCGGCCGATCATCCGATGATCGTCGCGCTGCGCACCCGCATGGCCACCGCTGGCATCGATCCGCACAGCCGCGCGCTGACCGAGCAACGCGCCGCCACCGCGCTCGACAAGCGCGCCCGCCCGATCTTCAAGAAGCTGCGCGACCGCGTTTCAAACATGCTGGAGACCGCGCGCGACGAAGCGGGCTTGTGGGCGCAACCCGATGGCGCCGCGCTCTATGCCGCCAACATCGCCTCGGTCGGCGACAGCAACATGTCGGCCGACGAGATCCACAAGATCGGCCTCGATCAGGTGAAGATGCTCCAGGCGCAGCTCGACATGCGCCTGCGCCAGATCGGTTACAGCAAGGGCAGCATCCTTCAACGGATCGACGCGCTCGCCGCCGATCCGAAACAGCAGTTCGCCGATACGCCCGTGGGCCGCGAGGCGCTGCTCACCTATGTGCGCGGTCTCGTCTCCGCGATGGAGGCGCGCCAGCGGCAATTCCTGCCGCCCGCGATGATCCCGACGATGCGGATGGAGGTGCGCGCCGTGCCCGCCGCCACGCAGGAATCGGCCCCCGGCGGCTATTATGACGGCCCCTCGCTCGATGGGTCGCGCCCCGGCATCTACTGGATCAACCTGCGCGATATGGCGACTTTGTCGCGCTTCAAGCTGCCGACGCTCAGCTATCATGAGGGCGTGCCCGGCCATCACACGCAGGGTGCAGTCTCGCTCTCGCTGCCGCAGGCGCCGCTGCTGCTCCGTATCGCCAGCTTCAACGCCTATCAGGAAGGCTGGGCGCTTTATGCCGAACGGCTCGCCGCCGATCTGGGCGTCTATCGCACCGATCCGGCGGGCGATGTCGGCCGCCTCGCCGACGATCTGTTCCGCTGCGTCCGCCTCGTCGTCGACACCGGCCTGCATCACCTGCGCTGGAGCCGCGAAGAGGCGATCGCCTATATGGAGGCCAACAGCCCGACCCCGCACAGCGAGGCGGTGGCCGAGATCGAACGTTATATGGCGTGGCCGGGTCAGGCGCTGGGTTACAAGCTCGGCCAGCTTCGCCTGCTGTCGATGCGCGATCGTTTCAAGGCGCGCGCCGGCCGCCGCTATTCGCTCGCATCCTTCCACGCCAAGGTGCTGGGCACGGGCGCGATGCCGCTCGACATCCTCGAAGGGCTGATTCTGCCGGCTGCGTAA